The DNA window GCCGTTTACTGTGATCAAGTCGAGTGCTTTAATGATATGTGCGTAATCGGTCATGTGACACGCGTGAAGACCTGTATCCACAACAGTCATTAAATTGCCGTCGCCAAGCGGATACCATGGATCCATAATGGAGTCGAGGCCGAAACAAACGTTAATGTTTTCAGCTAGTAATTCTTTAACGCGAGTCACACCACGACGAGCGGGATGCCCATCAAAGCGGCCTTGCAAGTGAAGGTTCGCTTTTGGCAATGAAACAAAGTTGATGTTGGCTTTTTTTAGCGTTTGGAATAATTTATACGTATAAGCGTTGCTATAAGAGGCCATAGCAGTCGTGTGACTTGCCGTTACCCGATGTCCGATACCGAGTTTCATGGCCTCTCCTGCTAGAACTTCTAAATAACGCGATTGGTCGTCGTCAATTTCATCGCAATGAATATCGACTAATTTATCGTATTTCACTGCCAGTTCTAAAGCTTTCACAACTGAACGAACGCCGTCTTCACGTGTTAGCTCGTAATGAGGGATTCCACCAATTACGTCAGCTCCCATTTCGAGTGCTTTGATCAATAACGCTTCACTATCGGGATTGGTGTACAGTCCTTCTTGTGGAAACGCCACAATTTGCAGGTCCATCCACGGCTTAATTTCTTCTTTTAGTTCCAACATTGCTCGTAATCCTTTTAGTTCAGGATCGCCTATGTCCACATGCGTTCGTGTATATTGAATGCCGTGCTTGATTTGCATTTCGATGGCTTTTAACGCACGCTTTTTCAGATCATCTTTTGTTTCATGAATAAGTTGTTTGCGTTCTCCCCAAATTTCAATTCCTTCAAAAACGGAACCAGATTTACTCCATCTCGGTGTGCCTGCCGTCAATACATAATCCAAGTGAATATGCGGCTCTACATAAGGAGGTAATACCAATTTACCATTCAAATCGATTACATGGTCATCGCTTGTGTGGGGATCGTTTGATGCGGCTTGGATCGAGTGGATTTGCGCTGCTTGAATCGCAATATCCCATTTTCCTTCTTGTCCGTAAAGTTTTGCGTTTTTCAATAACATCTAACATTCTTCCTTTCTTGGTCTATACGTACTTGTTGACTCATAGCTATCTTAACAAATTGGGGGGATACATGCAGGAGCGACCCCTTGAAAACTAAAAAGGATGAACTTCATTGTTAATAAAATGAAGTTTTTAGTAAGAACAGATAGGGAATAAAGAGGACAATGACAAGATTTGAAGAAACTATACATAACGGGATATAGCATTCGATTTCTCTGTCTTAGTAGTATGTTTTAAATTAAGTTTCAGACTTTTCAGCAACTAATACTATGAGGGAGAAAGGCGGTACATAAATGAGTAATTCACAAAAATCCATAATCGTAATTGGCGGAGGACTTGGCGGCTTGTCCGCAGCGATTTCTCTTGCGCAAAAAGGTTACGAGGTTTCGTTGTATGAAAAAAATGATCATATTGGTGGCAAAGTAAATCGCTTAGAGCAAGATGGGTTTGGATTTGATCTCGGCCCATCTATTTTAACAATGCCTCATATTTTCGATAAATTGTTTCAAGAGAGTGGCAAGCGCATGGAAGACTACGTCCAAATCATACGTCTAGAGCGGGAATGGCGGTCATTTTTCCCGGATGGTACGGTATTGGATTTGTATCATGACCTTGATTTGATGGAAAAGACCAATCCTGCGCTTTCCCGAAAAGACATGAATGAGTATTATGCATTACTGAAATACGCAAGAAAGATTTACAAGACGACCGAACACAGCTATTTAAAAGAAGGTTTTGAATCACCACAAGAAGCAGTTGCGCAGAACGGCATCCTCGCAACTTTAACCGGATTTGATCTGACGTCCACTATGTATAGCGCGATATCTAAACGCATCAGCAATCCGCATTTACGCGATATGCTTTCATACTATGTGAAGTACGTAGGGTCTTCTCCGTACAGTGCGCCTGCCGTGTTGAATATGATGATTTATATGCAACATGCTCAAGGCTGCTGGTACGTAAAAGGTGGTACACATAAACTAGCAGAAGGGCTAGTGAAACTTGCAGAAGAAATTGGTGTTAAACTCCATACAGGTATGGGGGTCATTCGTGCGTTGACAAGTGAAGAAGGTAAGATTGTCGGTGTTGAACTTGAAGACGGGTCATTTGAAAAAGCCGATTATTATGTATCAAATATGGAAGTAATTCCGTTTTATAAAAAAATGGTGGCAGCAGACGAAACCTTTGTCGCAGATTTAAAGAAAAAATACGAACCCGCAAGTTCAGGGCTTGTATTGCATCTCGGTGTTAAAAAAACTTATCCATTCTTAAATCATCACAACTTTTTCTTCTCAGAAAACTTGCATGAACAAATGGAGAAAGTGTTTGAAAAACACGAACTGCCAGACGATCCAACGATTTACCTGGTGAACGTCAATAAAACCGATCCAACACAAGCGCCAGAAGGACACGAGAACATTAAGATTTTGCCACATATTCCTTATATCCAGGATAATCCGTTTACACCTGAAGATTATGCGAAGTTTGAAGAAATCGTTCTCGATAAACTTGAACGCATGGGCATGCATGACCTGCGTGACAATATCGTCACACGTGATGTTTGGACTCCGCATGATATCGAACGTGTTTACGGTTCAGACCGCGGAGCGATTTATGGAACGGTTTCCGATAAAAAGAAAAACGGTGGATTTAAACATAAAAAGCAAAGCGAGCTATATGACAACTTGTACTTTGTCGGCGGCACCGTCAATCCAGGTGGCGGTATGCCAATGGTGACATTGAGCGGGCAGCAAGTTAGTGATAAGATTGTGAAAAGAGATAGTGCTGGTAAGTAGAACCAGAAAGGAGCAATTTGATGAGCTTCATGGATGATTTAATGGGTGCGATGTTCGATTTATTGAAACTCTTCGGGTATTTTATTGCTGGAGTAGTCATCGTATCCATAGTTATGTACGGACTTGCTGGATTGTTTGACTGGATTAGCTATTTTTAGTTTTAACATATGAATATAAACAAAGACCATCTTCATGAAATCACTAGATTTCGAAGATGGTCTTTTTAGATAGAGTTTCCTAATTCAGTTTGAATACGCGATATGTGCCGGTCCATAAGCTGCTTTGCTAATTCGCTATTGTTTGATGCAATAGCGTTATAGATTTCTTCATGTTCAAAGAGCGTTTCTTGGTGACGGTTCGTATCAATAAAGCGATGGTTACGTGTTTCACGGATATTTTCTTCCATACGTGTTGCCAATGTCTCCATCAAATCGATTAATAAGTGATTGTTTGTAGCATGTGCTATTTGTAAGTGAAAATCAACATCTGCTTGAACACCTAACTCGGGATTATTTTTAGCTTGTGCCATTAACGTTAAGGATTTTCTGATCATTTTTAAGTTTTCAGGAGTGGCGCGTTGTGCGGCAAGAGAAGCGGCTTCTACTTCGAAGGCACGCCTTACTTCAAGCATTTCATTGATCAAAACAGCTTTTGTTTTATCAATTTTTGTCCGTAGTTCGTTGCCAAGTAACTCTCGTTTGGGTGTTGAAAGAAAACTTCCACCGCCTTGCCGAGTTTCGATCAAGTCGTTACTTTCCAGTTTCTTTAGCGCTTCTCTAATGGAATTTCGACTGACTCCAAACATACTTGCAAGAGCTCGCTCAGAGGGGAGTCGGTCGCCGGGCTGTAAATTTTCTTCAAGGCAGAAGAGGGTAATCTGTTCTACAATTAATTCGTATGTCTTTTTCTTATGATTCAAAACAAATTCTCTCCTTGCGTTCAGGTTTTACGCTTTACTTTATCATACAGAAACAAAGCGCTAATGTCTGATAAATTCATTGTGATTTTCTGATTATTATGTATAATTGGGTTAATTGGTTGGACCAATTTTACAATGAAACGCAAAAAGGGAGCGAAAAAATATGGCCATTGCAAATCAAGAGAAGATTTTAGATAGTTTAAAAGAGCATTTAACCGCTGAGCAAATTAGCGTTAATACAACAATTAAAGAATTACATGGCCAAGATGAATCTTATCATCAAATGAAATTACCGGATATTGTGGTTTTTCCTGAAACAACAGAACAAGTTTCAGCAATTATGAAGGTATCTGCACAACACAAAATTCCTGTGATTCCATTTGGTCTAGGTTCCAGTTTAGAAGGCCACGTCATTCCACAAAGCGGTGGCATGACAGTTGATTTTTCATTGATGAATAAAATAATAGAGGTTTATGAAGAAGACTTTTTAGTGACAGTACAACCTGGAGTGACTCGTACGCAACTCAATAAAGAGTTAAAAAAGTATGGCTTATTTTTCACAGTAGATCCTGGAGCCGATGCGACACTTGGTGGAATGGTTGCGACAAACGCGAGCGGGACGACTACGGTGAGATATGGGGTTATGCGTGATCAAGTTCGTGATTTAGAAGTGGTATTAGCAGATGGCGCGGTCATTCATACCGGCAGCAAGGCTGCAAAATCTTCATCGGGTCTGCATTTAAACGGCTTGTTTGTCGGTTCTGAAGGAACGCTCGGTTGCTTTACTGAAATGACGCTGCGTGTTTACGGGATTCCTGAATTTATCACGGCGGCACGTGCATCGTTTGAAACCGTAAAAGATGCGGTAGAAGCGGTTGTTTCTATTTTGCAAGCGGGCATTCCAATTGCGCGTGTTGAACTATTGGATGAGGAATCCATGAGACAAGTAAATAAATACAACGATACAGCGTATCTCGAAAAGCCAACGCTATTTTTAGAGTTTCATGGCAATGAAGCCGGATTAAAGCAAGATGTTGAATTCACACAAGAAATCGTTCAAGGACATGGCTGCAAAGAAGTGGATTTTGAAACGGATACGGCAGCACGGAATCGTTTGTGGGAAGCACGCCACTCGTTAGCTTATGCGTATATCCATGCCCACCCAGGCAAGAAAATGATGGTAACAGATGTATGCTTGCCCATTTCAGAACTGGCTGGAGCGGTCGAACATGCCCGTGAAAACCTGTTAGAGCTCGGTTTGCCTGGTGGAGTACTTGGACATGTCGGAGATGGCAATTACCATGCGCTCATCATGATTGATATGAACAATCTAGAAGAAGTAGAAAGATCACAGAAATTCAATGAACGCATTGTGTTGTACGCACTTGAAAGAGGCGGCACATGCACGGGGGAGCACGGCGTAGGAATTGGAAAGCAAAAATATCAACGCCAAGAACACGGCGGTGCTTTTGACGTCATGGAAAAAATTAAAGTCGCTCTAGACCCTGCTAATCTATTGAATCCTGGCAAAAATATTAAAATAGAATAAATAATAATTAGCCGTCCGTATGTTGGACGGCTTTTTTAATAAATGAAGTAGTTGCTTAGATCTTTCTTCTACTGGTAATGAATTAGAGCTATTTTAGTTCTTAATCGAACAACTGTATTAGTAACATCGAATAGCTTACAATTTAGAAAACAGCGTCTAGAGGAACTAGTTACGTGAGGAGGATTAGTATGAATATCGGAATCATTGGAACAGGGAATATTGCTGCGTATTTATTGGAACAAATAAACGTCAATCAGTTAGTCGACGGCAAAATCACGGCGGTTTTTGGGCGCAACAAAAGAGTGGGTCCGCGCTTAAGTGAGCAGTATCATATTGATTTTTATACAAATATTGAGGAGTTTTTGAACACGCCGCTCGATATTGTTGTAGAAGCATCAACAATCGAAGCGGCTAGTCTTTATGTAGAGGACGTGGTCGCCCATAAAAAAGACCTCGTCGTTAGTAGCATCGGCGTGTTTAAAGAAACTGCATTTTTAGATAGAGTTAAAGAGTTAGCAGCGTCTTTAGGTACGACCGTATTCTTGCCTTCAGGTGCAATTGGCGGATTGGACGTCTTGCAATCAGCTAAAGCGGCTGGTGGTTTGACACGAGTTCAGATCACGACACGAAAATCACCCGCATCGCTCGGGATAGAATCAGAAGAAGAACAAATAGTATTTGAAGGATCTGCATATCAAGCAGTTGAAAAGTTTCCTAAGAACGTCAACGTGGCGTTAGTGCTCGCAATCGCAGGAATCGGTGTTGAAAAAACAAATGTACGTGTCATCGTTGACCCAGCCGTTACGCAAAACTCTCACGTCATTGAAGCTGAAGGGGATTTTGGACGGATGGAACTTAAAGTCGAAAACAACCCGATGCTGAGTAACCCCAAAACCAGTCTTCTTGCGGCTTTGAGTATTTTGAGTGTGTTGCAGAATAAAGAAAGTGCGTTGCGAATTGGAAACTGAGTAGCATGAGGTTTTCTTATATACTAGGATCCTAAATACACGAATCTGGCGGGAGGGTTCTAAATTGAAAATCATAATAGCACCTGATTCGTTTAAAGGCAGTTTATCTGCGCTAGAAGCGGCCGAAGCAATGGCTGAAGTGATACGGGAACTTGACTACCAAATAGATGTTGTTCCATTACCAGCAGCAGATGGCGGTGAAGGAACTATGCTGGCGATGGTTAGAGCGACTAGCGGTAAATTAGTGGAACATCAAGTTGAAGATCCGCTCGGACGTAACGTATCTGCTTGTTACGGTGTTTTAGGCGATGGTCAAACTTGTGTGATCGAAATCGCTGAAGCATCCGGTCTGATGCTTTTAACTGAAGATGAAAGAGATCCCTTAATAACTTCTTCATTTGGTACCGGTCAATTGATTGGTCACGCATTAGACGCGGGGTTCCGGAAATTTATCGTTGGGCTTGGAGGAAGTGCTACGAATGACGGCGGAACTGGAATGTTAGAAGCTCTTGGAATGAAGTTTTTAGACAGCGCTGGACGACACTTAGCGCGAGGTGGCGGCTCACTCGGAGAGCTTGTAGAAATAGATGGTTCCGGTTTTGACCGCCGCATTGAAGAAAGTACCTTCTTAATCGCCAGTGACGTGGAAAATCCCTTTGTCGGCTACCAAGGAGCTTCGGCCATATTTGGGCCGCAAAAAGGAGCAACGCCTGAGATGGTCCAACAGCTGGATGTTAATTTACGAAACTTTGCTGATAAAATCGAGCAATTAACAGGTCTAGCTCTGCATAATAAACAAGGTGCCGGTGCAGCAGGTGGGGCGGGTGGTGCGTTACAAGCCTTTTTCTTAGGAGACATGCGACGTGGTATTGATGTGGTATTAAACGCGATTGGCTTCGAGTCTTATTTAGAAACAGCTGACTTGATCATCACGGGAGAAGGCAAAAGTGACAGTCAGACATTATCTGGTAAAACGCCTTTCGGTATTGCTGAAGTGGCAAAGCGAGCGGGTAAACCCGTAATTTTGATTTCTGGAATGGTCGATTCAGAAAGTAAAGATTTATTAGAGCCTTATTTCAGTGAGATATATTCGATTGTTGGAGCAGAGGTTTCGGTGGAACAAGCGATGTCGGATGCTTATGAGCAATTGAAGGTGAAAACACAAATCGCTGTTAAGACATTTATGGAGAAGAGCTAGCTAGAACAAAAAGCGGTTTAACCTATCCATATTCTGAGAATTTCTAATAGAAATCCCACACCACTTTGAAGAAAGTAACAAAAAAAGGACACTCTAAAAGAGTGCTCCTTTTTTGTTACCATTTGTTATTTGCTTCAAGAATTGCTTTTAAATCTCTAAACAAATTATCATGGGTTCTCGCCATTTGTTTACCGTCGTGTTTTTCAGTATTTTCAATACTTGTCAACCATGAATCTTTTCCAACATGAGGATTTTTAATTGAAAGGTGAATTGTATGTTGATCTTGTTTCCAAAAGTTCAAATTAAGTCCTGATAAAGTTTTAGTTTCTTTAGTCATTTTCAAGTTCCTCCCAACATGTATGATGCATAGTATACATGAAGAATTTTTAAAGAGCATTTTTAAAAAAATGAAACGAATATTTATATTTTTTCGCTTTCGCACAAAATAAGTCTATATTAAGATAAAAAAACATTATTATTGATAATAATTTGACATTCCGTGTTAAAGGGAATATAATATAGCCATCAATTATTGGATACATACTAATAAACTTAGAATAAAAATGATTTTTTTCAGAAAATAACCAGTGCCTTTCAGTGTTTCATACACATACACATTCCTCTGGCGGCAAACAAGACACCAGTTCCAACATCCAGATACTGCATCCAGCGAATTCTGTTTGTCTGTTCATTGCCAGCCAAGCCCAAGGAAGGAGGACTGCTATGATCGATGATTTTTTAAACCAACCTGTCTATTTGCCTACTGAGGAAAATATGTTCAGGAAGGTGCGAACTAATGAAGTACATCAGAAAAATCCTTTTTCTGCTGTTGTCTTCCATTGTCATCGGAAGTGTTTCAATGTTACCTGTTTTGGCACAAGCTTCAGAGGCTTATACCACAAGCTACTACTCTGATTATTCGATGCATAATATTGCATGTGAATATAACGAGGACTTAGGTCAGCATGTAGTTAAAGCATATCCGCCAAAAAACGTAACATCGATGTCGAATACAGAACTGGATGTGGTTACGTGGACACCTGTACTTTACCACTGGGACGGTGTACGCTTTCACGTCTGGTACAAGTTCGACATGCCTTCTGCTTATTCTAAAGTAACTCCACATGGCATTGAGCATGGTGGATGGTTCGACACTGAAACACAAGAAAAATTCGATTCAGTCACATTCAAGAACTTACCTTCAGGATCATTTGCGGTCATGAATGTAATGACGTTTGAAAGTAATGGCGAAGTTCTGCGAAAAGTTTCGCCGAATACGTGTGACATCGAACGATAAGTTAAGATTGTTGTTCGTCAAACCAACGAATAACACAAAAGTCGTTTTCATGGATTTTTAATCCGTACAAACGGCTTTTTTATTATCTTGAAAATTCAGCGTCTACATCTAAAAGCCTTTCCTATAAATTTCACAATTTTAAAAGCGCATATCGGACAATAGATGATATGATTAGATGAAAACAAATCAGGCAAAACGCGTCGGTTTGAAATTTTTTAGCTCCAAAGAACAGGTGATTACATGAGTAAACAACATTCAGCGACATATAAAACATCGGTACGACTAACCAAGACGGCAATGGAAAAAATGGGCGTGTTCGGCATCAGCGAACGCTCATTTTTTGTTGCGGACAAAGCGTTTAAGGTGTTTATCGAACGCTATCCTTCTAATGCGGATGGTGAGCTTTCGGTTGCGTTAATTTTGGACCGATCGGAAAATGTCCGGTTAACGGGAAAAGAAGCAGAAGCATCGTTTGTTTTACACGGTGTTTTTACGAATCACAATTTGTTGATCACCAATGTAACACAGCGAAAATCCTATCAAGCGCTTGGCACGAACTGGCAGCGTGAGGAATATATGCTATTTGATCGATCGCGTGAGGCAGCATCTATCCCATTGATCAACCTGATTAACCGAATGACACCAGCTAAGGAAAGTTCGGAATACGTTAAAAAACGGATTGGTAGTTGGGAAGGCTATTTGAAAATTCAAGAACGCGGGATGGATATTCCAGACATCAAAACCGCTTATTCGAGTTTGTCGTTTAGTCATGATTTCAGTCGCATCACATTAAAAGGTTGCCAGCTAAAAGAAACCGAGTGGAAATCGTTAAAAAACTTAACGGTGCGATTAACTGGAGTTTCCGGAGACGTCGGTACCGTGATTAAAGCGGCGAACAGAACGGTAGAAATCGAACTTCAAAATTACATGGTCAAACAGCTGAGAGAAAACGACTTGTCACTTGATAAAAAAGAAGTGGTCTTTAGTAATTTTGCAGCATTAAGCCAAATAAGACGACTTCGTCAAGGTTTTGCCAATTTGGAAAAAGGACTTGCGGTAAATCCGAATTTGGATCGTCTTTTATTTGAAGAAAAGCCCCCTGTTAAACCGCTAAAGCCTTTCGAAAAACTATCGTTTCATAACCGTTTAAACGAGTTTCAGCAAAAAGCGGTGTCAGGTGCAATGGCAGCAGAGGACTTGTATGTAATACAAGGGCCACCAGGAACAGGAAAGACTACGGTTATTTCAGAAATCTGTTTGCAGAATGCTAAAAAAGGATTGCGAACACTTGTCGCATCGCAGTCAAATTTGGCCGTTGATAATGCACTTGGACGTTTATTGGCCAATAAAGACATCCGGATTTTACGAGTGGGCCGTACCGAAAGCATTGAAGAAGAAGGCAAAAAGTTTATCGAAGAAAATGTTGGCCAATATTGGAAAGACCATACCTTAAAAGAAGTATCGGCACAGTATGAAATGCGCAAAAAACGCGAACCAGAATTGAAAAAAGAACTAGCACAAAATGAACAAGCTACAGAAAAACTTCAGCCCGTCTATGAAAGTTTAGTAGTTGCAGTAGAAGAGAAAAAGCGAGCTGTAGAAAAACAACATAAGATTAAACAGCAACTCGAACAAGAAGAAATAAAAAAATCTGCATTCGAGCGTGTGCAAGATAAAGCGTTACAAGACAAACAAGGGATCGAAAAAGCAATTCAAAAACTAGAGAATTTGCTTCAACAAGACACAGCATTTGTTGAAGATAAAGAAGACACCGAGTGGCTCGTACAAGAACAGAACATTAAAGGCACGATTCAACAACTCGAACGCGCGCTTGGAAGAGAACGAATAGAGCAAGATTTAGAAGTGAAAAGGCAAGAACTAGAAGCCATCAAAGAAAAACGCGATCAAATGGCGGAAATTATAGAACAAAAAAAATTAGCCGTTGCTAATATGGACAGTATTAAGAAAATCGATAGTTTGCTGGCCCTATTAAAAGAAGAACGTGTCGAAGAAACGGCGTCAATTACGTATTTGATCAACCGACTAGAAGCCAATCGTGAAAACATGGCAGACTGGACGAAGCTAAACGAATACAACGAACTCGTCTCTACGGCAATTTCATATATAGAAAAACTATTAGCCTCAGTCGATATTTCAGTGGCTAGTTTAAAAGAACAAGCCTTATTAAAAACAGAAGCGTATAGCTCTGCAGAAATTGATGAGTATTTAGAAAAGTTGAGAGCGATCTTAAAAGGCGCACAACGCAGCAACCCGACTGTTTTGCAAAAAGGGCTTATCGGCTTATATAGAAGACAAAGCGATTTGTGGAGAAGAGGTGCGAAGTTTAAAGCGGTTGATGTGTATATTGCAGAGTCAAAACGAGCTTTTAGCGATTTGAAGAAAACCTTGTGCGCGGAACTAATTAAACAGCAAGAACAGTACCGTGTATGGGACGAGAAGTGGTTAGAAAAACAAGAAAAACAGCAAGAAGATATGGCACCACTCGAGCTGCGTTACCGCCAATTGCCAAACGCTGAAGATCTACCCGCTGACATTAACGGGGCAATTCACGAGTCTAAAGCGCAACTCAACAAGCTTCAAAAAGACAAAGCGTTGGTTGACCAAACCAAGCAGCGTATAGCCTCACAACAAGTTGAACACGAACAAAAACGTAGGTTGTTAGAATCTACAAATACACAATTAGCTACAGTAGAAGCTGAAATTGAACAAGTCGAACTGGTAATAGCGGATTGTGAACAGCAACTCGGTGTTTTATCGGAAGTTGTGACTTCAAATCCTGAACAGCGACTAGAAGAGACAACAAAACAACTCGCCAGTTTGTCATTTACCAAAGAATCGCTCAAACAAGAAATGAAGAATTTGCCTTTATTGCAATCGGTACAAAAAAAATGGTTGGATTTATTGGCCACTGCGAACGAGCATGATTTAGATGAAATCCGCAAATTATATATTAAACACGCCAATGTGATTGGAACGACCTGTGTGGCTTCAGCACGTAAAGATTTTATCGATAATTACCCAGAGTTTGATGTGGTCATAATTGACGAAGTGTCAAAAGCGACGCCACCGGAATTATTGTTGCCAATGTTAAAAGGACAAAAAGTCATTTTAGTAGGAGATCATCATCAATTGCCGCCGCTTCTCGGCAACGACACATTAGAAGAAACGCTGCAAGAAATGATTGCTGAAGACAATGGCTTTGAAGAAAAGAAAGAGCTAGAAAAGCTATTAGAAGAATCGCTATTTGAACGACTGTATAAAAACTTACCAGCTGCCAATAAAACCATGCTTGCTATTCAATACCGCATGCATGAAGACATTATGGAAACCATTTCACCGTTTTACCGGTTGGAAAACGATCAATTGCAATGTGGTATCGAGGACTCTGATAGCGAGCGAGATCATTTATTAGAATCACCGATTGTCAAACGAGATAATCATTTGATGTGGCTTGATTTGCCGAATGAACCTGTCTTTTTTGAAGAACGCATGAGCGGTGGGAAGAGTTTGTATAACGCTTCTGAGCTTCAGGAAATTCGTGCGTTATTAATCGAATTGAATGACGCAGCCGCCAGAGCAAAACAGGCTGGTCGAATTGCTCCAGACGAAGTGAAAAGTATTGGCGTTATTAGTTTTTACGGCGAACAAGTGAAACGACTGCAACGCATGCTCGACCAAGAACTGCGCTTGCCGCATTTGACGGTTCGGACAGGAACGGTTGACCGTTTCCAAGGAAGCGAACGTGACATTATCATTCTGAGTATGGTTCGTAACAATCAAAACAAGCACGGTGATATCGGTTTTGCGAAAGACTACCGCCGCTTAAACGTCGCGTTATCGCGTGCAAAAGAGTTATTAGTGCTCGTCGGCAGTTCAGAAATGTTTACCAAAAGAGCGAAACAGGCGGAAACGCGCAAAATGTACAAACATGTACTAGAAGTTGTGAAGCAGAAAAACGGCTTGAAAGCATTAGCAAACAGTAAGGGGTGACGATGTGGACAATTTAGGAACGGAATTACGGACGACGATAACGAGCAATCCGGATGTCTCCATCGTCAATGAGCAATATTGGAAGCTGCCGATTGTTTTGTATGATGTTGGTTTTGATCGAGTTAAACGATTAAAGATGGATATTTTGATGAAGATGCTACTACTGGCTTTTCAAGAAGCCGATATTCGACGAGCCGCCAATTTATCGGAAATGCTATTTGTGGAAGAGTTGTTTATTAGCGACTTGATCTATAAAATGCAGCGCATAGGATTGATTGGATTGGAAAAGACAGGGTATAAGTTGACGCCAAAAGGACATGACTATTTGGAAAAAGGAATTTTTGATGAAGAAATGGAAGGCGGTCAAACGGTCATTTCGTATAGCGCGATTCATGATGAGTATCGTTTGACGCCAGAAGACTCTTTACTAGTAGCAGACGAAAGGCTTGCACTTTACCGTTATCCTATTAAGGGGAGCTTGAACAAAGACCGAATCGAACAGTTGTTGTTCAAAGAAGGTGTTCAGGTTGGAGAAGAAAGCTTTCAAACCATTATTACGGGCATAACGAGCTGCATAGAACAAAAGACAAAATACATTTCTTGTGTTGAATTTCAATTATATGACGAAAAACAAGACATCTTTTTTGCACGTGTTTGGAATACGATGACGAATAGCTGGGATGAAATAATAGAAAAACAAATCGAAGCGCGCGAACTTGTAAAGTGGCGTAAAGCGATGGAAG is part of the Planococcus sp. PAMC 21323 genome and encodes:
- the codA gene encoding cytosine deaminase — encoded protein: MLLKNAKLYGQEGKWDIAIQAAQIHSIQAASNDPHTSDDHVIDLNGKLVLPPYVEPHIHLDYVLTAGTPRWSKSGSVFEGIEIWGERKQLIHETKDDLKKRALKAIEMQIKHGIQYTRTHVDIGDPELKGLRAMLELKEEIKPWMDLQIVAFPQEGLYTNPDSEALLIKALEMGADVIGGIPHYELTREDGVRSVVKALELAVKYDKLVDIHCDEIDDDQSRYLEVLAGEAMKLGIGHRVTASHTTAMASYSNAYTYKLFQTLKKANINFVSLPKANLHLQGRFDGHPARRGVTRVKELLAENINVCFGLDSIMDPWYPLGDGNLMTVVDTGLHACHMTDYAHIIKALDLITVNGAKTLAIEEEYGVKEGNNANLIVIDSDSEYEAVRTQADVLYSIRNGEIIVETKPAQTTMNIPLFS
- a CDS encoding phytoene desaturase family protein yields the protein MSNSQKSIIVIGGGLGGLSAAISLAQKGYEVSLYEKNDHIGGKVNRLEQDGFGFDLGPSILTMPHIFDKLFQESGKRMEDYVQIIRLEREWRSFFPDGTVLDLYHDLDLMEKTNPALSRKDMNEYYALLKYARKIYKTTEHSYLKEGFESPQEAVAQNGILATLTGFDLTSTMYSAISKRISNPHLRDMLSYYVKYVGSSPYSAPAVLNMMIYMQHAQGCWYVKGGTHKLAEGLVKLAEEIGVKLHTGMGVIRALTSEEGKIVGVELEDGSFEKADYYVSNMEVIPFYKKMVAADETFVADLKKKYEPASSGLVLHLGVKKTYPFLNHHNFFFSENLHEQMEKVFEKHELPDDPTIYLVNVNKTDPTQAPEGHENIKILPHIPYIQDNPFTPEDYAKFEEIVLDKLERMGMHDLRDNIVTRDVWTPHDIERVYGSDRGAIYGTVSDKKKNGGFKHKKQSELYDNLYFVGGTVNPGGGMPMVTLSGQQVSDKIVKRDSAGK
- a CDS encoding FadR/GntR family transcriptional regulator; the encoded protein is MNHKKKTYELIVEQITLFCLEENLQPGDRLPSERALASMFGVSRNSIREALKKLESNDLIETRQGGGSFLSTPKRELLGNELRTKIDKTKAVLINEMLEVRRAFEVEAASLAAQRATPENLKMIRKSLTLMAQAKNNPELGVQADVDFHLQIAHATNNHLLIDLMETLATRMEENIRETRNHRFIDTNRHQETLFEHEEIYNAIASNNSELAKQLMDRHISRIQTELGNSI
- a CDS encoding FAD-binding oxidoreductase is translated as MAIANQEKILDSLKEHLTAEQISVNTTIKELHGQDESYHQMKLPDIVVFPETTEQVSAIMKVSAQHKIPVIPFGLGSSLEGHVIPQSGGMTVDFSLMNKIIEVYEEDFLVTVQPGVTRTQLNKELKKYGLFFTVDPGADATLGGMVATNASGTTTVRYGVMRDQVRDLEVVLADGAVIHTGSKAAKSSSGLHLNGLFVGSEGTLGCFTEMTLRVYGIPEFITAARASFETVKDAVEAVVSILQAGIPIARVELLDEESMRQVNKYNDTAYLEKPTLFLEFHGNEAGLKQDVEFTQEIVQGHGCKEVDFETDTAARNRLWEARHSLAYAYIHAHPGKKMMVTDVCLPISELAGAVEHARENLLELGLPGGVLGHVGDGNYHALIMIDMNNLEEVERSQKFNERIVLYALERGGTCTGEHGVGIGKQKYQRQEHGGAFDVMEKIKVALDPANLLNPGKNIKIE
- the nadX gene encoding aspartate dehydrogenase is translated as MNIGIIGTGNIAAYLLEQINVNQLVDGKITAVFGRNKRVGPRLSEQYHIDFYTNIEEFLNTPLDIVVEASTIEAASLYVEDVVAHKKDLVVSSIGVFKETAFLDRVKELAASLGTTVFLPSGAIGGLDVLQSAKAAGGLTRVQITTRKSPASLGIESEEEQIVFEGSAYQAVEKFPKNVNVALVLAIAGIGVEKTNVRVIVDPAVTQNSHVIEAEGDFGRMELKVENNPMLSNPKTSLLAALSILSVLQNKESALRIGN
- a CDS encoding glycerate kinase; amino-acid sequence: MKIIIAPDSFKGSLSALEAAEAMAEVIRELDYQIDVVPLPAADGGEGTMLAMVRATSGKLVEHQVEDPLGRNVSACYGVLGDGQTCVIEIAEASGLMLLTEDERDPLITSSFGTGQLIGHALDAGFRKFIVGLGGSATNDGGTGMLEALGMKFLDSAGRHLARGGGSLGELVEIDGSGFDRRIEESTFLIASDVENPFVGYQGASAIFGPQKGATPEMVQQLDVNLRNFADKIEQLTGLALHNKQGAGAAGGAGGALQAFFLGDMRRGIDVVLNAIGFESYLETADLIITGEGKSDSQTLSGKTPFGIAEVAKRAGKPVILISGMVDSESKDLLEPYFSEIYSIVGAEVSVEQAMSDAYEQLKVKTQIAVKTFMEKS